TCGTGCGCCATCATCTGGAAGGTGTCGCGCATCCAGTTCAAGGAAGGTGACAAGTGGCGCGCCCTGGAGCAGGAGCGCCGCATCGTGTATCAGCCCGTATTTGCTACCCGCGGCAACATCTACTCCGACAACGAGAGCATCATGGCTACCTCGCTGCCCTTCTTCCGGGTAGCCTGGGACCCGAGCGTGGTCGACGACAAAACATTTGACAGCGGAGTTGATTCGCTGTCGTTGCTGCTGTCGCGCTTTTTCGGCGACCGAACCCCCAAAGAGTATTACCGCCGGCTGAAGAATGCTAAAAGCGGTAAGCTCCGCTACGTGCGACTCAACTCCCGGCAGATCAACTTCCAGGAGAAAAAGATGCTGGCCCAGTGGCCCATTTTCCGGGGGGGCAAAAACAAGGGCGGCGTTATTTTCGAGAAGGTCGACAAACGCTTCCGGCCCTTCGGAGGTCTGGCCCAGCGCACCATCGGCTTCCTGAACGAAGACAAAAACGGCGCGGGCCTGGAGTTTACCTACAACCGCCACCTGGCCGGCAAGGACGGGGAGGCCTTGTTTGAGCGCCTGCCCGGCGGCAACAAGCCCATCTACGACGGTACCGAAGTAAAGCCTCAGCCTGGCTACGACGTGAAAACTACCCTGGACATCAACCTCCAGGACGTGGCCGAAAACGCGTTGTATAAGTCGCTGGTGGACAACAGCGCCCAGTACGGCTGCGTGATTCTGATGGAAGTGCAGACCGGCGAAATCAAGGCCGTGGCCAACCTGGGCAAGGTGGCCGACGGCGTGTACCGCGAGGATTACAACTACGCCATTGCCGACCAGGGCCGCACCGAGCCGGGTTCGACCTTCAAGCTGGCTTCGATGATGGCCCTGCTGGAAGACAACCCCAGCCTTTCGCTCGACGACACGGTGAATACCGGCCGCACGGGCTCCATGCGCATTGCCGGGGCCGTCAAGACCGATACCCATGCCTACGGGCAGCTGTCGGTGAAGCAGGTCATTGAGAAATCTTCCAACATCGGGGTAGCCAAGCTCATCAACGACCATTTCTCGCCCAACCCCAGCAAGTACACGGACTACCTGAAAAAGTTTGGCCTGGGCCAGCCGCTGGGCTTCCAGATGGCCGGGGAGGCCCGGCCCTATATTAAGGATCCGCACGACCGTTCCTGGAGCCGGACTTCGCTCAGCACCATGTGCATTGGCTACGAGCTCAAGCTGGCGCCCCTGCAGACGCTGGCTTTCTACAACGCCATTGCCAACAACGGCGTGAAGGTGCAGCCCATGATTGTGCGCGAAATCAAGCAGGCCGACAAGGTGCTGGAGCGCTTCGAAACAAAGGTGCTGATTCCTAAGATCTGCTCAGATGAAACCCTGAGCAAGCTGCGCCAGATGCTGGAAGGCGTGGTGCTGGAAGGTACGGCCAGCGCTATTCGCACGCCCGACTACAGCATTGCCGGCAAAACCGGTACGGCCTGGAAATTCAAGAACGGCCAGTATACCAAGCAGTACTCGACCAGCTTCTGCGGCTATTTCCCCGCCGACAACCCCAAGTACAGCTGCATTGTGGTAGTCGATTCGCCGAAAGGAGCCAACTGGTCGGGAGCCCAGGTAGCGGCCCCAATTTTCCGGGAGGTGGCCGACAAGGCCATGGCCCGCGACATGGCCAGCCAGCGCCCCTTGCTGGCCCGGGCTCCTGCTAATAAATCGAAAGTGCCGTATGTGCGGGCCGGCTTGCAGGATGAGCTGACGCTGGTGTGCCAGAAGCTGGGCGTGAGCAACCATTCCCAGGCCTCCGGCGACGACTGGGTGCGGGCCAACCGGGCTGACTCGAACGTGAATGCCGTGGACTGGAAGCCGGTGGCCGTGCGCCCCGGCCGGGTGCCCGACGTAACCGGCCTGACGCTGCGCGACGCACTGTTTCTGCTCGAAAACCGGGGGCTGCGCGTCAAGGCGGTGGGTACTGGGCGGGTACGGCAGCAGTCGGTGGCGGCGGGCAGTGGCATCCGGCGCGGCACCGTCGTGACCCTGGCCCTGGAGCCGATTGGCTCTAAGTCGGCCGTGGCTCCCCAGGCCCTGCCGGCACCCGAGCCTACCCAGCTCACCGAAAACAAGCTGATTACCGCCGTCGACCAGGACGAAACAAAGCGTATCAAGGCCCTCAAGGCCAAGCGCCTGGCCCAGTACCGCCTGTCCCAGGAAGCTGCCCGACGCGCCGAAGCGGCCAAGCCCAAAGCCTAAGGCCGGTTTTACCTCTTTTACTCACCCGAAAAAGCGGTTTTCTTGCCGCCCTCCTCGTTTGAATACTGCCGATAACCTAGCTGTTCCTCTTTCCTCGCTGCTAACGGACCTCGTGGTGCGGGCCCAGGCGGGTCCCAACGACCCGCCGGTGCAAAGCCTCACCCTGGACTCCCGCCAGTCCAAGCCGGGCGCAGTGTTCTTCGCCCTGCGCGGTGCCCAAACCGACGGGCACCAGTTTATTGCCAAAGCTGTGGAGCTGGGCGCGTCCGTAGTGGTGTGCCAGGAAATGCCCGCCGAAACCGTTGCCACCACGACTTACGTGCAAGTGGCCGACAGCGCCGAGGCCATGGCTTACATGGCGGCGGCGTTTTACGGTCATCCTTCGCGCCAGCTCAGGCTAGTGGGCGTGACGGGCACTAATGGGAAAACCACCTGCGCTACGGTGCTCCACAAGCTGTTTCGGGAGCTAGGCTACCACGTAGGCCTGCTGAGCACGGTCCAAAACCAGATTGACGAGCAGGTTATTCCGGCCACTCACACCACCCCTGACGCCATTCGGCTCAACGAGCTGCTGGCGCAGATGGTGAAGGCTGGGTGCACGCACTGCTTTATGGAGGTTAGCTCCCACGCCGTGGTCCAGCACCGGGTGACCGGCTTGCAGTTTGCCGGCGGCGTGTTTACCAACCTCACCCACGACCACCTCGACTACCACGGCACCTTCGACAACTACCTCAAGGCCAAAAAGGGCTTCTTCGACAGCCTCGGCAAGAAAGCCTTTGCCCTGACCAACGCCGACGACAAGCGCGGGATGGTGATGCTGCAGAACACGGCCGCCCGCCGTGAAACATATTCGCTGCGCGGCCCAGCTACTTACCGCGCCCGACTGGTGGAAAATGCTGTGCATGGCCTCCACCTCGACGTCGACGGCCGCGACGTGCAGTTTCGCCTCATCGGGGTGTTCAACGCCTACAACATCCTGGCCGTGTACGGCGCGGCCGTGCTGCTGGGCGAGGAGCCGATGGAAGTGCTGACCGTGCTATCGGGCCTGACTTCGGCGCCGGGCCGCTTCGAGCCGATTCTGGCCGAGAAAACCCGCATTACTGGTATTGTGGACTACGCCCACACGCCCGACGCCCTGGAAAACGTACTCGACACCATTGCTGACATTCGCCAGCCCAGCCAGCAGGTCATTACGGTGGTGGGCTGCGGCGGCAACCGCGACGCGGCCAAGCGGCCCATCATGGCCAACCTGGCCTGCAAGGGCTCCAGCCGCGTGGTGCTGACCTCCGACAACCCGCGCTTCGAAGACCCCAACGACATCCTGCAGCAGATGCAGGCCGGCGTGCAGGTCGCCGATTTGGGCAAAGTTCTAACCATTGCCGACCGGCGCGAGGCCATCAAAACGGCCGTAGCGTTGGCCCAGCCCGGCGACATTGTGCTGGTAGCCGGCAAAGGCCACGAAAACTACCAGGAAATTAAGGGCGTCAAGAATGACTTCGACGACAAGAAGGTCTTGCAGGAAATGTTTGAGCTGCTGGGAAAGTGAAACTCAGCCTCGCAACATTAGAGCCTTTTAACAGCCGACTACTAGAAAATCTGCACAAACGCAACAGTTGCCCAACCCCAAAAAAGCCAAACCTTTGCAGCTTGGAATAACCCCAACTGAGACCCGCTGAACCCCGCGCCAATGCTTTATTACCTGTTTACCTTTCTCGACAAGCACTACAACCTGCCAGGCGCGGGCGTTTTCCAGTTTATTTCGTTTCGGGCGGCTATGGCCGTCATTACATCCCTCATTATTGCCCAGGTCTTCGGCGCCCGCCTTATCCGGGTGCTGCAGATGAAGCAGGTGGGCGAAAGTATCCGGGATTTGGGCCTGCAGGGGCAGATGGAGAAGAAGGGCACTCCCACCATGGGCGGCCTGATTATTCTGCTGGCCATTCTGGTGCCGGTGCTGCTGTTTGCCAAGCTCGATAATATCTACATCGTGCTTATGCTGCTGAGCACCGTGTGGCTGGGTCTCATCGGTTTTCTGGACGACTATATTAAGGTGTTCCAGAAAAATAAGGAGGGCTTGAGCGGGCGCTTCAAGGTGCTGGGCCAGATTGGGTTGGGTATTACCGTGGGCTGGGTGCTGTTTTTCAGCAAGGACGTGACCGTGCGTCAGTACCTGCTGCCCAATGGTCAGCTTTCGGCCGTGGACGCCAGCACCGTGTACCAGGACGTGAAGCTGATGATTACTACCATTCCGTTTGCCAAGAATAACGAGCTCAACTACGGCAACCTGTTTGCCTACGCCGGCCCGTTTTTCAACGGCCTCTACAGCTTCCTCTACATCCCGATTGTGATTCTGATTATCACGGCAGTATCCAACGGGGCTAACATCACCGACGGCCTCGACGGGCTGGCAGCCGGTACGTCGGCCATCATTGGCGTGACGCTGGCCATTTTCGCTTTCGTGAGCGGCAACTCTATTCTGGCTGACTACCTGGATATTATGTTCATTCCGAACTCCGGAGAGTTGGTAATCTTCTGTACCGCCTTCGTGGGGGCTTGCATCGGGTTTTTGTGGTACAACAGCTACCCGGCCCAGGTCTTCATGGGCGACACCGGCTCTTTGGCCATCGGTGGCATTATTGCCGTGCTAGCCCTGATTGTGCGCAAGGAGCTGCTGATTCCAGTGCTCTGCGGCGTGTTTTTGGTTGAAAACCTCTCGGTAATGCTGCAGGTGGGCTGGTTTAAGTACACCAAGCGCAAGTATGGCGAAGGCCGCCGGTTGCTGCGCATGTCGCCGCTGCACCACCACTACCAGAAGCTGGGCTACCACGAATCCAAAATTGTATCCCGCTTCTGGATCATCGGCATCATGCTGGCCATTTTTACCCTCGTTACGCTTAAGCTGCGCTAAATTTTAGAACTCAGAAGTCAGAGCTTAGAACGTAGACTTTTGATCCACTCATTTCTAAGCTCTAGGTTCTAAGGTCTACGTTCTCAAAAGCCATGTCTAAAAAAATCGTCATTCTCGGTGCGGCAGAAAGTGGAGTAGGGGCGGCGCTATTGGCGCAGGCCAAAGGCCACACCGTGTTTGTTTCCGACAAAAGCCCGATTCAGCCTATCTATAAGGAGAAGCTGACGGCCGCTGGTATTCCCTTCGAGGAAAGCACGCACACGCTGGAGGAGATTTTGACGGCCGACGAGGTGGTGAAAAGCCCCGGTATTCCGGAAAAGGCGCCCGTCATTCAGGCTCTGCGGGAAAAGAAGATTCCGGTGATTTCCGAAATAGAGCTGGCCGGGCGCTACACCAAGGCCCGCTGCATCTGCATCACTGGCACCAATGGCAAAACCACGACCACGCTGCTCACCTACCATTTGCTGAAGGAAGCGGGCCTGAAAGTAGGCTTGGCCGGCAACGTGGGCTACAGTCTGGCCGAACAGGTTATTGCCGACGAGCACGACTACTATGTCGTGGAGCTCAGCAGCTTCCAGCTCGACGACACTTATGACTTCCGCGCCTGGGTGGCGGTGCTGCTCAACATCACCCCCGACCACCTCGACCGGTACGACTACTCCCTGGAAAAGTACGCCCACGCCAAGCTGCGCATCACCCGCAACATGGACAGCAGCGGCTTTTTTATTTACAACGCCGACGACCCGGTTATTCAGCAGGAATTCGCCGCGGTGTTCAGCCAGACCAACCTGCTGCCCTTCAGTCTGCACCACCGCCCCGATTATCACCTGGCTGGCTACTATACTTCAGAAACCGAGCTTCGTACCAATCTGGCGCCGGGCCTGAATGAGCAGCCGGAACAGATCAGCACGGCCGGCTCCCCGCTGATTGGGCAGCACAACCGCCAAAATACCCTGGCCGCCGTGCTCTGTGCCCGGGTGGTGGGCCTGAGTGAGGAGCAGATTGAAAGCGCCCTGGCTACCTTCCGCAACGCCGACCACCGCCTGCAGCCTGTAGGCGAAATCAACGGGGCCCGGTTCATCAACGACTCCAAGGCCACCAACGTGGAAGCCGCCTGGTTTGCCCTCGACGGAATCCAGCAGCCCATCGTCTGGATTGCCGGCGGCACCGACAAAGGCAACGACTACAGCAGCCTGCTGCCCTTGGCCCAGGAAAAAGTAAAAGCCCTGATCTGCCTGGGCCTCGACAACGAAAAGCTCAAGGCCAGCTTCGGCTCCATCGTGCCCCACCTGGAAGAAACCCGGAGCATGACCGACGCCGTGCGCCGCGGCGCCGCCCTGGCCGCCCCCGGCGACGTGGTGCTGCTCTCGCCCTGCTGCGCCTCCTTCGACTTGTTCAAAAACTACGAGGACCGCGGCCGGCAATTCGCAGCGGCAGTCAGTGAGATGGTGAAATCGTGAAATGGTGAGTTTGTCGTTATGACCGCTCCCGCTTCGTTGCCCATCAGCTCACCAGTTCACCTTTTCACAATTTCACCATCATGGACCCGATCAAAACCTGGCTGCAGCGGAATCTGAAAGGTGACCCTATTCTGTGGGCCATTGTGATTCTGTTTTCGCTCATCAGTATTGCCGTAGTGTATTCTGCTACCGGCACGCTGGCGTACAAGAAGATGAGTGGCAACACCGAGTATTTCCTTTTCAAGCACACCAGCCTGATTTTCATCGGCCTGTTCTTCATGTGGCTGGCTCACCGCATCGACTACCGCTACTACTCGCGCCTGTCGCTCTACGCCCTGCTGATTTCGGTGCCCCTGCTGTTGTTCACCTTCTTCATGGGCGGCGACATCAACGGGGCTTCCCGCTGGATGACGATTCCGGTTATCAACCAGACGTTTCAGCCCTCCGACTTGGCCAAACTGGCCCTGATTTCTCACCTGGCCAGTATGCTTAGCCGCCGCCAGCAGCACCTCGATGACTTCAAATCGACGTTGCTGCCGGTAATGGTGTGGGTGGGAGCCATCTGTGGCCTGATCATTCTGAGTAACGCCTCAACGGCGCTGCTACTGTTTGCCACCTGCATGCTGCTGATGTTTATTGGGCGGGTTCCCCTCAAGCACATGGCTGTCATGGTGGGCATTTTCATCGTTCTGGGCGGTACCGGTCTGGTAGTCGGACAGCGCCTGGGTACGTTTGTGTCGCGCATCACGAATTTTACCGACAAGACCAAAAAGACGCCCTTCCAGCTGGAGCACAGTTACATTGCCATTGCCACCGGCGGTATTGCTGGCAAGGGCCCGGGCCAGAGTACGGAGCGCAACATCTTGCCCCACCCGTATTCCGACTTTATATACGCCGTTATTATCGAGGAATACGGGTTGGCCGGCGGGGCTTTCGTGCTATTCCTGTATCTAGCCTTCCTTTATCGAGGGCTCAAAACGGTGATGAACAGCTACGGAGCCTTCGGGGGGCTGCTCTCGGCGGGGCTGGCGTTTAGTCTGGTCTTGCAGGCCATGGTCAATATGGGCGTGGCCGTGGGACTGGGCCCAATTACCGGCTTGCCGCTGCCCCTGCTGAGCATGGGCGGCACCTCCCTGATTTTTACCGGTATCAGCATCGGCATTATTCTCAGCGTCAGCCGCGGGGAGCGGGAAGTTCGGCCCATGACCGGCGAGCCGGAAGACACGGTCCGCATCCCGAAGAAAACGGCTTACGCCTAGCGGTGAGTTGGTGAGATGGTGAACTAGTGCGTTGTCGTTCAATCGGCGCCACTTGAACCCCAAGCTCACCAGTTCACCATCTCACCAACTCACCACTTAGAAGTGCCCAAAACGACTTTATATAGCGCCTCTTCCCAGCCCCGGCCGTACCGCGTGATAATCAGCGGGGGTGGTACGGGTGGTCATATATTTCCGGCTGTGGCCATTGCCAACGAATTGCGTCGCCGTCAGCCCGACGCCGAAATTCTGTTTGTGGGCGCCAATGGCCGCATGGAAATGACGCGCGTGCCCGAGGCTGGCTATAAGATTGTGGGCCTGGATATTGCTGGCCTGCAGCGCCGCCTGACGCCCCAGAACCTGCTGTTCCCGGTGAAAGTATTCCGCTCGGTGCGCAAGGCGGGCAAGCTGCTCCAGGAGTTCAAGCCAGATGCCGTGGTAGGCGTGGGCGGCTACGCTTCGGCCCCGGTGCTGCTGGCGGCCACCTCGCGCAATATTCCGGCCCTGATTCAGGAGCAGAATTCCTACGCCGGCCTAGTCAATAAGCTGCTCAGCCGCCGTGTTAACCGGATTTGTGTGGCCTATGACGGCATGGAAAAGTTCTTTCCCGCCGATAAGCTCGTACTGACCGGTAACCCCGTGCGCACCGAAATTGCCAGCGGCAACCGCGCCGACGCCCTGGAGTTCTTCGGCCTTTCGCCCGAGAAAAAGACCTTACTGGTCATTGGCGGCAGCCTGGGCGCGCGCACCCTGAACGAAGCCACCGCCGCCGCCCTGACCCGCCTACAGGCCGCTGGGATTCAGCTGCTGTGGCAAACCGGCAAGCTCTACTACCCTAAAGCTGCCGCCGAAGCAGCCCCATTTGCCGCCGATAAGCTGCAGGCCTTAGAGTTTGTGCAGCGCATGGATCTGGCCTACGCCGCCGCCGACGTGGTTATCAGTCGGGCCGGCGCCTTATCGGTGTCGGAGTTGTGCCTGACCGGCAAGCCCAGCATTCTGGTGCCCTCGCCCAACGTGGCCGAAGACCACCAAACCAAGAATGCTCTGGCTCTGGTGGATAAAGATGCCGCCCTGCTCGTGTCGGACGCTGAAGCTCCCACGAAGCTTTACGACCAGGCTCTGGCTTTGCTCAATGACCCGGCCCGGCAGCAGCAGCTCAGCCAAAACGTAAGCCGCCTGGCTTATCCCCACGGTACCACGACCATCGTGGATGAACTCTTAGCCCTCATGGACCGCGCATGAATCCCGTAGCCGCATTTCCGAACGTCTATTTTCTGGGTATCGGCGGCATTGGCATGTCGGCCCTGGCCCGTTGGTTTCAGGCCAATGGCCACCGCGTAAGCGGCTACGACAAAACCGCCACGCCCCTGACCGAGGCCCTGGCCGCCGAAGGCATTCAGGTGCACTACGACGATGCCGTGGAGAGCATTCCGGCCGAAGTGCGCGAAAACCGCGCCCAGACGCTGGTGGTCCTCACGCCTGCCATTCCCAAAGACCACAAGGAATGGGCCTGGCTGCGGGAGCAGGGCTACGACATCCGTAAGCGTAGCCAGGTACTGGGCGTACTCACGGCCGGCCGCTACACCATTGCCGTGGCCGGCACCCACGGCAAAACCACGACCAGCAGCATGGTTGCTCATTTGTTGCACCACGCCGGCGTGCCCTGCGCGGCCTTTTTGGGCGGCATTTCCGTGAACCTGGGCTCCAACGTCCTGCTGCCCCCGTCTAGTGA
Above is a genomic segment from Hymenobacter cellulosivorans containing:
- the mraY gene encoding phospho-N-acetylmuramoyl-pentapeptide-transferase yields the protein MLYYLFTFLDKHYNLPGAGVFQFISFRAAMAVITSLIIAQVFGARLIRVLQMKQVGESIRDLGLQGQMEKKGTPTMGGLIILLAILVPVLLFAKLDNIYIVLMLLSTVWLGLIGFLDDYIKVFQKNKEGLSGRFKVLGQIGLGITVGWVLFFSKDVTVRQYLLPNGQLSAVDASTVYQDVKLMITTIPFAKNNELNYGNLFAYAGPFFNGLYSFLYIPIVILIITAVSNGANITDGLDGLAAGTSAIIGVTLAIFAFVSGNSILADYLDIMFIPNSGELVIFCTAFVGACIGFLWYNSYPAQVFMGDTGSLAIGGIIAVLALIVRKELLIPVLCGVFLVENLSVMLQVGWFKYTKRKYGEGRRLLRMSPLHHHYQKLGYHESKIVSRFWIIGIMLAIFTLVTLKLR
- a CDS encoding FtsW/RodA/SpoVE family cell cycle protein, with product MDPIKTWLQRNLKGDPILWAIVILFSLISIAVVYSATGTLAYKKMSGNTEYFLFKHTSLIFIGLFFMWLAHRIDYRYYSRLSLYALLISVPLLLFTFFMGGDINGASRWMTIPVINQTFQPSDLAKLALISHLASMLSRRQQHLDDFKSTLLPVMVWVGAICGLIILSNASTALLLFATCMLLMFIGRVPLKHMAVMVGIFIVLGGTGLVVGQRLGTFVSRITNFTDKTKKTPFQLEHSYIAIATGGIAGKGPGQSTERNILPHPYSDFIYAVIIEEYGLAGGAFVLFLYLAFLYRGLKTVMNSYGAFGGLLSAGLAFSLVLQAMVNMGVAVGLGPITGLPLPLLSMGGTSLIFTGISIGIILSVSRGEREVRPMTGEPEDTVRIPKKTAYA
- the murD gene encoding UDP-N-acetylmuramoyl-L-alanine--D-glutamate ligase — protein: MSKKIVILGAAESGVGAALLAQAKGHTVFVSDKSPIQPIYKEKLTAAGIPFEESTHTLEEILTADEVVKSPGIPEKAPVIQALREKKIPVISEIELAGRYTKARCICITGTNGKTTTTLLTYHLLKEAGLKVGLAGNVGYSLAEQVIADEHDYYVVELSSFQLDDTYDFRAWVAVLLNITPDHLDRYDYSLEKYAHAKLRITRNMDSSGFFIYNADDPVIQQEFAAVFSQTNLLPFSLHHRPDYHLAGYYTSETELRTNLAPGLNEQPEQISTAGSPLIGQHNRQNTLAAVLCARVVGLSEEQIESALATFRNADHRLQPVGEINGARFINDSKATNVEAAWFALDGIQQPIVWIAGGTDKGNDYSSLLPLAQEKVKALICLGLDNEKLKASFGSIVPHLEETRSMTDAVRRGAALAAPGDVVLLSPCCASFDLFKNYEDRGRQFAAAVSEMVKS
- a CDS encoding penicillin-binding protein; the protein is MKGSVKKSIVTRVRLAFLGVCLFSCAIIWKVSRIQFKEGDKWRALEQERRIVYQPVFATRGNIYSDNESIMATSLPFFRVAWDPSVVDDKTFDSGVDSLSLLLSRFFGDRTPKEYYRRLKNAKSGKLRYVRLNSRQINFQEKKMLAQWPIFRGGKNKGGVIFEKVDKRFRPFGGLAQRTIGFLNEDKNGAGLEFTYNRHLAGKDGEALFERLPGGNKPIYDGTEVKPQPGYDVKTTLDINLQDVAENALYKSLVDNSAQYGCVILMEVQTGEIKAVANLGKVADGVYREDYNYAIADQGRTEPGSTFKLASMMALLEDNPSLSLDDTVNTGRTGSMRIAGAVKTDTHAYGQLSVKQVIEKSSNIGVAKLINDHFSPNPSKYTDYLKKFGLGQPLGFQMAGEARPYIKDPHDRSWSRTSLSTMCIGYELKLAPLQTLAFYNAIANNGVKVQPMIVREIKQADKVLERFETKVLIPKICSDETLSKLRQMLEGVVLEGTASAIRTPDYSIAGKTGTAWKFKNGQYTKQYSTSFCGYFPADNPKYSCIVVVDSPKGANWSGAQVAAPIFREVADKAMARDMASQRPLLARAPANKSKVPYVRAGLQDELTLVCQKLGVSNHSQASGDDWVRANRADSNVNAVDWKPVAVRPGRVPDVTGLTLRDALFLLENRGLRVKAVGTGRVRQQSVAAGSGIRRGTVVTLALEPIGSKSAVAPQALPAPEPTQLTENKLITAVDQDETKRIKALKAKRLAQYRLSQEAARRAEAAKPKA
- the murG gene encoding undecaprenyldiphospho-muramoylpentapeptide beta-N-acetylglucosaminyltransferase — its product is MPKTTLYSASSQPRPYRVIISGGGTGGHIFPAVAIANELRRRQPDAEILFVGANGRMEMTRVPEAGYKIVGLDIAGLQRRLTPQNLLFPVKVFRSVRKAGKLLQEFKPDAVVGVGGYASAPVLLAATSRNIPALIQEQNSYAGLVNKLLSRRVNRICVAYDGMEKFFPADKLVLTGNPVRTEIASGNRADALEFFGLSPEKKTLLVIGGSLGARTLNEATAAALTRLQAAGIQLLWQTGKLYYPKAAAEAAPFAADKLQALEFVQRMDLAYAAADVVISRAGALSVSELCLTGKPSILVPSPNVAEDHQTKNALALVDKDAALLVSDAEAPTKLYDQALALLNDPARQQQLSQNVSRLAYPHGTTTIVDELLALMDRA
- a CDS encoding UDP-N-acetylmuramoyl-L-alanyl-D-glutamate--2,6-diaminopimelate ligase → MNTADNLAVPLSSLLTDLVVRAQAGPNDPPVQSLTLDSRQSKPGAVFFALRGAQTDGHQFIAKAVELGASVVVCQEMPAETVATTTYVQVADSAEAMAYMAAAFYGHPSRQLRLVGVTGTNGKTTCATVLHKLFRELGYHVGLLSTVQNQIDEQVIPATHTTPDAIRLNELLAQMVKAGCTHCFMEVSSHAVVQHRVTGLQFAGGVFTNLTHDHLDYHGTFDNYLKAKKGFFDSLGKKAFALTNADDKRGMVMLQNTAARRETYSLRGPATYRARLVENAVHGLHLDVDGRDVQFRLIGVFNAYNILAVYGAAVLLGEEPMEVLTVLSGLTSAPGRFEPILAEKTRITGIVDYAHTPDALENVLDTIADIRQPSQQVITVVGCGGNRDAAKRPIMANLACKGSSRVVLTSDNPRFEDPNDILQQMQAGVQVADLGKVLTIADRREAIKTAVALAQPGDIVLVAGKGHENYQEIKGVKNDFDDKKVLQEMFELLGK